In Gadus chalcogrammus isolate NIFS_2021 chromosome 1, NIFS_Gcha_1.0, whole genome shotgun sequence, one DNA window encodes the following:
- the LOC130384668 gene encoding protein disulfide isomerase Creld1: protein MWCDWSSLPLLVLVWELSVVRVETAPCQTCHKLTDSFIKGLEVTSSKNFGGGNTAWEEEKLAKYARSETRLLEIVESACEKTDFECNQLLEQIEDQVETWWFHRQQEAPNLFDWLCIEELRLCCPPGRYGPQCKECLSGPGGVCGGLGRCEGEGTRLGDGGCVCDPGYSGQLCQNCGDGYYREKSSNHSAAACAACYHSCNKCLGPQDYKCLDCKPGWILHDNKCIDTDECGTELARCPTNTYCHNTDGSYECRGCDQACVGCMGSGPARCKKCARGYRLRGSKCIDIDECSERAIACPGLNEACTNEEGSFHCDCAQGFIRRDSICVENKLPTGPEKGLFDDMTEDEVLVLQQMFFGVVICALATLAAKGDMVFTAIFIGGVAAMAGYWFTEKGDYMLDGFLKGR from the exons ATGTGGTGTGACTGGTCTTCGCTGCCTTTACTGGTACTCGTCTGGGAACTATCTGTGGTTAGAGTAGAGACGGCACCATGCCAGACCTGCCACAAACTTACTGACAGCTTCATTAAG GGCTTGGAAGTAACGTCCAGTAAGAACTTTGGCGGTGGCAACACAgcgtgggaggaggagaagctagCTAAATATGCACGCAG tgagaccaggCTGCTCGAGATTGTCGAAAGTGCGTGTGAGAAGACTGACTTTGAATGTAACCAGCTGCTGGAGCAGATCGAGGACCAGGTGGAGACATGGTGGTTCCACAG ACAGCAGGAGGCCCCCAACCTTTTTGATTGGCTGTGCATCGAGGAACTGAGACTCTGTTGTCCACCAGGACGCTATGGACCTCAGTGCAAAG AGTGTCTCTCCGGTCCGGGGGGAGTGTGCGGGGGCCTGGGCCGCTGTGAAGGCGAGGGCACCCGTCTGGGGGACGGAGGGTGTGTCTGTGACCCGGGATACTCGGGCCAGCTGTGCCAGAACTGTGGGGATGGCTACTACAGAGAGAAGAGCTCTAATCACAGCGCGGCAGCTTGTGCAG cCTGCTACCATTCATGTAATAAATGCTTGGGGCCACAGGATTACAAATGCCTGGATTGTAAACCAGGCTGGATCCTCCACGACAACAAGTGTATAG ACACTGATGAATGTGGCACCGAGTTGGCGCGCTGCCCCACAAATACCTACTGTCACAACACCGATGGGTCGTACGAGTGCAGAG GCTGTGACCAGGCATGTGTGGGCTGCATGGGAAGCGGGCCGGCCCGCTGTAAGAAGTGTGCCCGCGGTTACAGGCTCAGAGGATCCAAATGTATTG ACATAGACGAGTGTAGCGAACGGGCGATAGCGTGTCCGGGGCTGAACGAGGCATGTACCAACGAGGAGGGCTCCTTCCACTGTGATTGCGCTCAGGGCTTTATCCGACGAGACAGCATCTGTGTGGAGAACAAGCTACCCA CGGGACCAGAAAAAGGTCTCTTCGACGATATGACTGAAGACGAGGTGCTGGTGCTGCAGCAGATGTTTTTTGGCGTGGTGATATGTGCGCTGGCGACACTTGCCGCCAAGGGAGACATGGTCTTTACTGCCATCTTCATCGGAGGCGTGGCGGCGATGGCTGGCTACTGGTTCACTGAAAAGGGAGATTACATGCTTGACGGCTTTCTGAAGGGACGCTAG
- the LOC130384647 gene encoding uncharacterized protein LOC130384647 isoform X2: MVTSLVLPKISHVTQSWKDFQSLHRLNPLHPPLVPKRTVCLETLAVHHHNQQRSLCMQRKEHYTYHQGWRRPFYGTSSEREDYRKEIREQLKKQIEEKGVRSRLQLASKVMEADYMHDEERRAVTRDREERIKHNRAMTLFRDENKKLMEQTWRDRALTRSLGALEERELLRLNPINWSGTLK, translated from the exons ATGGTCACGTCTTTGGTGTTGCCAAAGATCTCACATGTGACCCAGTCCTGGAAAGACTTTCAG AGCCTTCACAGGCTGAACCCTCTGCATCCCCCGCTGGTCCCTAAACGCACCGTATGCCTGGAGACGTTGGCTGTCCACCACCACAATCAGCAGAGGTCCCTCTGCATGCAGAGGAAGGAACACTACAC GTATCATCAAGGGTGGCGGAGACCTTTCTATGGCAccagcagtgagagagaggattaTCG GAAAGAGATACGAGAGCAGCTGAAAAAGCAGATAGAGGAGAAAGGGGTTCGGTCGAGGCTGCAGCTGGCCAGTAAAGTGATGGAGGCTGACTACATGCACGATGAGGAGCGCCGCGCTGtgaccagagacagagaggagcgcATCAAACACAACAGAGCGATGACGCTTTTCCGAGATGAGAATAAGAAG ctAATGGAGCAGACATGGAGAGACAGAGCACTAACCCGATCCCTCGGGGCTCTGGAGGAGAGGGAACTACTGCGCTTAAACCCCATTAACTGGAGTGGAACACTGAAATAG
- the LOC130384647 gene encoding uncharacterized protein LOC130384647 isoform X1: MYDDVGFKNENRERELERLLEMERMKLHRLRDTAGFNFTMKLPGIRLASTPVIIPHSSPPSRQSRCLMVTSLVLPKISHVTQSWKDFQSLHRLNPLHPPLVPKRTVCLETLAVHHHNQQRSLCMQRKEHYTYHQGWRRPFYGTSSEREDYRKEIREQLKKQIEEKGVRSRLQLASKVMEADYMHDEERRAVTRDREERIKHNRAMTLFRDENKKLMEQTWRDRALTRSLGALEERELLRLNPINWSGTLK; the protein is encoded by the exons ATGTATGACGATGTAGGGTTCAAAAacgagaatagagagagagagttggaacgCCTGCTAGAAATGGAAAGAATGAAACTTCACCGACTGAGGGACACAGCCGGCTTCAACTTCACCATGAAACTAC CAGGCATTCGCTTGGCCTCCACTCCGGTGATTATTCCTCACAGCTCACCTCCCTCTCGCCAGAGTCGTTGCCTGATGGTCACGTCTTTGGTGTTGCCAAAGATCTCACATGTGACCCAGTCCTGGAAAGACTTTCAG AGCCTTCACAGGCTGAACCCTCTGCATCCCCCGCTGGTCCCTAAACGCACCGTATGCCTGGAGACGTTGGCTGTCCACCACCACAATCAGCAGAGGTCCCTCTGCATGCAGAGGAAGGAACACTACAC GTATCATCAAGGGTGGCGGAGACCTTTCTATGGCAccagcagtgagagagaggattaTCG GAAAGAGATACGAGAGCAGCTGAAAAAGCAGATAGAGGAGAAAGGGGTTCGGTCGAGGCTGCAGCTGGCCAGTAAAGTGATGGAGGCTGACTACATGCACGATGAGGAGCGCCGCGCTGtgaccagagacagagaggagcgcATCAAACACAACAGAGCGATGACGCTTTTCCGAGATGAGAATAAGAAG ctAATGGAGCAGACATGGAGAGACAGAGCACTAACCCGATCCCTCGGGGCTCTGGAGGAGAGGGAACTACTGCGCTTAAACCCCATTAACTGGAGTGGAACACTGAAATAG